One segment of Mycolicibacterium sp. YH-1 DNA contains the following:
- a CDS encoding RNA polymerase sigma-70 factor encodes MNPEHEHAERFTHLRPLLFTIAYEILGAATEADDVLQDSYLRWADVDLSEVQDTKAYLAQLVTRQSLNALRAQARRREEYIGPWLPEPVLLDAADASTDVVLAESVSMAMMVVLETLTPDERAVFVLREVFGFEHAEIASAIGKSTTAVRQISHRAREHVQARRKRFEPVDPKTSLELTAQFFVTASTGDIDGLMSMLAPDVVWTADSDGKVSAARRPVSGADSVARLVVGLIRLGGPDGRAEPAFYNGAPALVLYLGDNLEGVVSVEIVDGKITNFYAMRNPEKLAGVTVSRAIGR; translated from the coding sequence ATGAATCCGGAGCACGAGCACGCCGAACGGTTCACGCATCTGCGTCCGCTGCTGTTCACCATCGCCTACGAGATCCTGGGCGCCGCAACGGAGGCCGACGACGTACTCCAGGACAGCTATCTGCGCTGGGCCGATGTCGACCTGTCAGAGGTGCAGGACACCAAGGCCTACCTCGCTCAGCTCGTCACCCGGCAGTCGCTCAACGCGCTGCGCGCCCAGGCCCGTAGGCGCGAGGAGTACATCGGGCCGTGGCTGCCCGAACCCGTGCTGCTCGACGCCGCCGACGCGTCAACGGACGTCGTACTCGCCGAGTCGGTGTCGATGGCCATGATGGTGGTGCTCGAGACGCTGACCCCCGACGAGCGCGCGGTCTTCGTGCTTCGCGAGGTGTTCGGATTCGAGCACGCCGAGATCGCGTCGGCCATCGGCAAGTCCACGACGGCGGTGCGCCAGATCTCCCATCGAGCCCGCGAGCACGTGCAGGCCCGGCGCAAGCGCTTCGAGCCCGTCGATCCCAAGACGTCATTGGAACTCACGGCGCAGTTCTTCGTGACCGCGTCGACGGGCGATATCGACGGGTTGATGAGCATGCTCGCCCCCGACGTGGTGTGGACGGCCGACAGCGATGGAAAGGTCAGTGCCGCACGCCGACCGGTGTCGGGTGCGGACAGCGTCGCGCGCCTGGTCGTCGGCCTCATCCGGCTCGGCGGGCCCGACGGGCGGGCCGAGCCCGCCTTCTACAACGGTGCGCCGGCGCTCGTGCTCTATCTCGGCGACAACCTCGAGGGCGTCGTGTCGGTGGAGATCGTCGACGGCAAGATCACGAACTTCTACGCCATGCGCAACCCGGAGAAGCTGGCGGGCGTGACGGTGTCGCGCGCCATCGGCCGCTAG
- a CDS encoding PucR family transcriptional regulator, with product MPVTIRSLLARWDASTQLVVGGDGEDEPSIDEPVTWVHSSELPDPTPFLDAGHLLLTDGSQFPRGSHDQEIYDAYVARLSANGILGLGFGTPLIHVHMPPELESACRRHRLPMFLITDLTPFLAIARYVADELAQEQHARIRWSLDAQRAIARAALRPDGLTSILVELAEQLDCSAQLFDAAGSRVRSPTDPPITELDNAIRDAVRASLERGVRSSSRVELGDREFTVQTIGHGKRLDGALVLEGLEWSDPAAADLVNSVIALASLALTQNRALDKAYHHLRSGLFEQLLKGDRALAMRTATSVWGGLPAEPVTVMVAPRPHHSDFLLDALEREAEERRGRVFFTQRGDRIVMLAESPPPQELLQLLARHSIPVGISAAVSFEALSRGVAESERALRHAVETGRPSVTFPEFLDQGMLGLLRREQVGTVARGILRVLHEHDVDKGAELLTTVRVWVQNECAWDATARELGIHRHTLRNRMQLAGRLLGLDLDKLRDRLELWTAVQLMSEE from the coding sequence ATGCCCGTCACGATTCGCTCCCTGCTGGCGCGCTGGGACGCAAGTACCCAGCTCGTCGTCGGGGGCGACGGCGAGGACGAACCGTCGATCGACGAGCCGGTGACGTGGGTGCACAGTTCCGAACTGCCCGACCCGACCCCGTTTCTCGACGCGGGGCACCTGTTGCTGACCGACGGCTCGCAGTTCCCGCGCGGGTCGCATGATCAGGAGATCTACGACGCCTACGTCGCGAGGCTCAGCGCGAACGGAATACTCGGCCTGGGCTTCGGCACCCCGTTGATTCACGTTCACATGCCACCGGAGCTGGAGTCGGCGTGCCGTCGCCACCGGCTGCCGATGTTCCTGATCACCGATCTCACACCGTTTCTGGCCATCGCCCGCTATGTGGCCGATGAGCTGGCTCAGGAACAGCACGCGCGCATCCGGTGGTCACTCGACGCCCAGCGGGCGATCGCGCGGGCGGCGCTGCGGCCCGATGGCCTGACGTCCATCCTGGTCGAACTGGCCGAGCAGTTGGACTGTTCGGCGCAGTTGTTCGACGCGGCGGGATCGCGCGTCCGGTCTCCAACAGATCCACCGATCACGGAGCTGGACAACGCTATTCGGGACGCGGTGCGCGCCTCGCTGGAGCGTGGCGTGCGCTCCTCGTCACGTGTCGAACTCGGTGATCGGGAATTCACGGTCCAGACGATCGGCCACGGTAAGCGCCTCGACGGCGCGCTCGTGCTGGAGGGCCTGGAGTGGTCCGATCCGGCGGCCGCCGACCTCGTCAACAGTGTTATCGCCCTTGCGAGCCTGGCGCTCACGCAGAACCGGGCCCTCGACAAGGCGTATCACCATTTGCGGTCGGGCCTGTTCGAGCAACTCCTCAAGGGCGACCGAGCGCTCGCGATGCGCACGGCGACGTCAGTCTGGGGCGGGCTGCCCGCTGAACCCGTGACCGTGATGGTCGCACCGCGGCCGCATCACAGCGACTTCCTGTTGGATGCTCTCGAGCGGGAGGCCGAGGAACGCCGTGGCCGTGTCTTCTTCACCCAGCGTGGCGATCGGATCGTCATGCTGGCCGAGAGCCCGCCGCCCCAGGAGCTCCTGCAGTTGCTCGCCCGCCACTCGATTCCCGTCGGCATATCGGCCGCCGTGTCGTTCGAGGCGCTGTCCCGCGGGGTCGCCGAATCCGAACGCGCGCTTCGGCACGCCGTCGAAACCGGCCGACCAAGCGTGACCTTCCCCGAGTTCCTAGATCAGGGAATGCTCGGCCTGCTTCGCCGCGAACAGGTGGGCACGGTGGCCCGCGGCATCCTGCGCGTTCTGCACGAGCACGACGTGGACAAGGGCGCCGAACTTCTCACGACCGTACGAGTGTGGGTGCAGAACGAGTGCGCGTGGGACGCGACGGCTCGCGAGCTTGGCATCCACCGCCACACCCTGCGCAACCGGATGCAACTGGCCGGGCGCCTGCTCGGCCTCGACCTCGACAAGCTGCGCGACCGCCTCGAACTCTGGACCGCGGTTCAGCTGATGAGCGAGGAATGA
- a CDS encoding resuscitation-promoting factor, translated as MNALHKLNDTRSPLLKVCVALLLLGLAFAGSVAVTAHKTVKLVVDGTEMTVSTMKSHVIDVVEENGFDLGERDDLYPAADADVSQSDTIVLRRSRPLQISLDGRDSREVWTTASTVQEALAQLSMNDTAPAAASRATRVPIGGMSLPVVSARTVNINDAGVMRTVHLAAANVAGLLEAAGAPLQQSDTVVPAASSPVVEGMRVDVTRVRVEKVTERAPLVPNNRQVPDPTMNMSRKVVEDAGMPGTQDVTFAVARVNGVETGRLPVANVVLTPARDGVVRVGAKPGTEVPPVSNGATWDALSQCEAGGNWAINTGNGFYGGVQFDLNTWERSGGLRYAPRADLATREEQITIAEVTRARQGWGAWPTCSGRLGVR; from the coding sequence TTGAATGCCTTACACAAACTAAATGACACTCGCTCGCCTTTATTGAAGGTCTGCGTCGCGCTTCTGCTTCTGGGTCTGGCGTTTGCGGGCAGCGTAGCTGTGACCGCGCACAAGACCGTCAAGCTCGTGGTCGACGGCACCGAGATGACGGTGTCGACCATGAAGTCTCACGTTATCGACGTCGTCGAGGAAAATGGCTTCGACCTCGGTGAACGCGATGACCTCTACCCGGCCGCCGACGCCGATGTGAGCCAGTCCGACACCATAGTGCTGCGCCGCAGCAGGCCCCTGCAGATTTCGCTGGACGGCCGGGACAGCCGCGAGGTCTGGACGACGGCGTCCACGGTGCAGGAGGCGCTGGCCCAGCTGTCGATGAATGACACCGCGCCGGCCGCCGCGTCACGTGCCACCCGGGTGCCGATAGGGGGCATGTCGCTGCCGGTCGTCAGTGCGCGCACGGTGAACATCAACGATGCGGGCGTGATGCGGACCGTGCACCTGGCGGCGGCGAACGTCGCCGGCCTACTTGAGGCCGCGGGCGCACCTCTGCAACAGAGCGACACGGTCGTGCCCGCCGCGTCCTCGCCCGTCGTCGAGGGGATGCGGGTCGACGTCACTCGGGTGCGTGTCGAAAAGGTGACCGAGCGGGCACCGCTGGTGCCGAACAACCGCCAGGTTCCCGACCCCACGATGAACATGAGCAGGAAGGTCGTCGAGGACGCGGGTATGCCCGGAACCCAGGACGTGACGTTTGCCGTGGCACGAGTGAACGGCGTCGAGACGGGCAGACTGCCAGTAGCCAATGTCGTCCTCACGCCGGCCCGTGACGGGGTGGTTCGGGTCGGGGCGAAGCCGGGCACCGAGGTGCCGCCGGTCTCCAACGGAGCCACATGGGATGCGCTTTCGCAGTGCGAAGCAGGTGGTAATTGGGCTATAAACACCGGCAACGGTTTTTACGGTGGTGTGCAATTTGACCTGAACACGTGGGAGCGAAGCGGCGGTCTAAGGTATGCTCCAAGAGCTGATCTGGCCACGCGGGAAGAGCAGATCACGATTGCTGAGGTAACTCGGGCACGCCAGGGTTGGGGTGCCTGGCCGACATGTAGTGGAAGGTTGGGAGTCCGCTGA
- the rsmA gene encoding 16S rRNA (adenine(1518)-N(6)/adenine(1519)-N(6))-dimethyltransferase RsmA, which produces MTIRLLGRTEIRHLAKELDFRPKKSFGQNFVHDANTVRRIVSASGINRHDHVLEVGPGLGSLTLALLDRGSRVTAVEIDPLLARQLPKTVAEHSHSEISRLSVLNEDILKLGNADIEDAPTAMVANLPYNVAVPALLHLLAEFPTIRTVMVMVQAEVAERLAAEPGGKDYGVPSAKMRFYGSVRRYGMVSPTVFWPIPRVYSGLVRIDRYETSTWPTDAEFRDEVFKLIDIAFAQRRKTSRNAFAEWAGSGNESAERLLSASIDPARRGETLSIADFVRLLQRSGWKPQQQPKTTEEQQRVL; this is translated from the coding sequence CTGACCATCAGGCTCCTCGGGCGGACCGAGATAAGGCATCTGGCGAAGGAACTCGACTTCAGGCCGAAGAAGTCATTCGGTCAGAACTTCGTTCACGACGCGAACACCGTGCGACGAATCGTATCGGCGTCGGGTATCAATCGCCATGACCACGTGCTCGAGGTCGGTCCCGGCCTCGGGTCACTGACATTGGCGCTGCTCGATCGCGGGTCCCGTGTGACGGCGGTCGAGATCGATCCACTTCTGGCGCGTCAGCTGCCGAAGACGGTCGCCGAGCACTCCCACAGCGAGATCAGTCGCCTGTCGGTGTTGAACGAGGACATCCTCAAGCTCGGCAACGCCGACATCGAGGATGCGCCGACCGCCATGGTCGCCAACCTGCCGTACAACGTGGCCGTCCCCGCGCTGTTGCACTTGCTTGCGGAGTTCCCGACCATCCGGACCGTCATGGTCATGGTTCAGGCCGAGGTCGCCGAGCGACTCGCCGCCGAGCCCGGTGGCAAGGACTACGGCGTGCCGAGCGCGAAGATGCGCTTCTACGGCAGCGTCCGCCGATACGGCATGGTCTCCCCGACGGTCTTCTGGCCGATCCCGCGGGTGTACTCCGGTCTGGTGCGCATCGACCGCTACGAGACGTCGACGTGGCCGACGGACGCGGAGTTCCGCGACGAGGTCTTCAAGCTGATCGACATCGCGTTCGCGCAGCGCCGCAAGACCTCGCGTAATGCATTCGCCGAATGGGCGGGCTCGGGCAACGAGTCCGCCGAGCGACTGCTGTCGGCCAGCATCGACCCGGCTCGTCGCGGTGAGACGCTGAGCATTGCCGACTTCGTCCGTCTTCTGCAGCGCTCTGGGTGGAAGCCTCAGCAGCAGCCGAAGACCACCGAGGAACAACAGCGCGTCCTGTAG
- a CDS encoding 4-(cytidine 5'-diphospho)-2-C-methyl-D-erythritol kinase, translated as MPASDGNTASDWVPSGSVTVRVPGKVNLYLGVGDLRDDGYHELTTVFHAVSLFDEVTVRNAETLSLETSGEGAADLPTDRTNLAWQAAELMAEHVGRSPDVAILVEKSIPVAGGMAGGSADAAAVLVAINALWELGVPRRDLHALGATLGSDVPFGLHGGTALGTGRGEQLATVLARNTFHWVLAFSERGLSTPKVFDEIDRLRTAKGGGPARLEDPEPLLAALASGDAAQLAPLLGNDLQAAALSLDSRLRRTLQAGEEAGALAGIVSGSGPTCAFLCSSASAAVDVGVQLAGEGVCRTVRAASGPVHGARVIPSQA; from the coding sequence GTGCCCGCCTCCGACGGTAATACCGCATCCGATTGGGTTCCGTCGGGGTCGGTGACCGTCCGCGTCCCCGGCAAGGTCAACCTGTATCTGGGTGTGGGCGATCTGCGCGACGACGGCTATCACGAGCTGACCACCGTCTTCCATGCCGTCTCGCTGTTCGATGAGGTCACCGTGCGCAACGCCGAGACGCTGTCGCTGGAGACCTCGGGTGAGGGTGCCGCCGACCTGCCGACGGACCGGACCAACCTGGCCTGGCAGGCGGCCGAGCTGATGGCCGAACATGTGGGCCGTTCACCCGACGTGGCGATCCTCGTGGAGAAGTCGATCCCTGTCGCCGGCGGTATGGCCGGTGGTAGTGCCGATGCTGCGGCGGTCCTGGTGGCGATCAACGCCCTGTGGGAACTCGGTGTGCCGCGTCGTGACCTGCACGCGCTTGGGGCCACGCTTGGCAGTGACGTGCCGTTCGGCCTGCACGGCGGTACTGCGCTGGGCACCGGTCGGGGAGAGCAACTCGCAACGGTTCTGGCGCGAAACACATTTCACTGGGTGCTGGCGTTCTCTGAGCGTGGCCTGTCCACACCCAAGGTGTTCGACGAGATCGACCGACTGCGCACCGCCAAGGGGGGTGGGCCGGCACGGTTGGAGGACCCCGAGCCGCTGCTGGCGGCGCTGGCGTCGGGTGACGCCGCGCAACTGGCGCCACTGCTCGGCAACGACCTGCAAGCCGCGGCGCTGAGCCTGGATTCTCGCCTGCGCCGGACACTGCAGGCGGGGGAGGAGGCGGGCGCGCTGGCCGGGATCGTCTCCGGTTCGGGGCCCACGTGCGCCTTCCTGTGCTCGTCTGCCTCGGCCGCCGTCGACGTCGGCGTGCAACTGGCGGGGGAGGGCGTGTGCCGCACCGTGCGGGCGGCCAGTGGGCCGGTTCACGGCGCCCGCGTCATCCCGTCGCAGGCGTAG
- the metG gene encoding methionine--tRNA ligase — protein MSTSRPPTTREPFYVTTAIAYPNGAPHIGHAYEYIATDAIARFKRLDGVDVRFLTGTDEHGLKMAQTAAAEGIPTADLARRNSDAFQAMQDKLGISFDRFIRTTDADHIEASIAIWNQMNAAGDIYLDTYAGWYSVRDERFFTDDELEVQADGTRIATETGTPVTWTEEQTYFFRLSAYAERLLAHYADHPEFIGPDVRRNEIVSFVSGGLRDLSISRTTFDWGVQVPDHPDHVMYVWVDALTNYLTGAGYPDTSSEAFKKYWPADLHMIGKDIIRFHTVYWPAFLMSAGIALPKRVFVHGFLLNRGEKMSKSVGNVVDPIALVDAFGLDQVRYFLLREVPFGQDGSYNEDAIIGRINADLANELGNLAQRSLSMVNKNLDAAVPQPGEFSAADREMLALADGLLEQVRAHFDVPAMHLALEAIWSVLGAANRYFSAQEPWVLRKSEAAQDQERFGTVLYTTLETVRIAALLVQPVMPESAAKLLDLLGQDADARSFDAIGTRLSPGTALPKPEGVFPRYLVE, from the coding sequence ATGAGCACCTCGAGACCCCCGACCACGCGGGAACCGTTCTACGTGACAACCGCCATCGCGTACCCCAACGGCGCACCGCACATCGGGCACGCATACGAGTACATCGCCACCGACGCGATCGCCCGGTTCAAACGGCTCGACGGTGTCGACGTCCGCTTTCTCACCGGCACCGACGAGCACGGGCTTAAAATGGCCCAGACCGCCGCCGCGGAGGGGATTCCGACCGCCGATCTGGCGCGTCGCAACTCCGATGCCTTCCAGGCGATGCAGGACAAGCTCGGCATCTCGTTCGACCGCTTCATCCGCACCACCGACGCCGACCACATCGAGGCGTCGATCGCGATCTGGAACCAGATGAACGCCGCGGGCGACATCTACCTAGACACGTACGCGGGCTGGTACTCGGTGCGCGACGAACGCTTCTTCACCGATGACGAACTCGAGGTGCAGGCCGACGGCACCCGAATCGCCACCGAGACGGGCACCCCCGTCACATGGACCGAGGAGCAGACCTACTTCTTCCGGCTGTCGGCCTATGCCGAGCGACTGCTCGCGCACTACGCGGATCATCCCGAGTTCATCGGGCCCGACGTCCGGCGCAACGAGATCGTCAGCTTCGTCTCGGGTGGGCTGCGCGACCTCTCCATCTCACGCACCACATTCGACTGGGGCGTCCAGGTGCCCGATCATCCCGACCACGTGATGTACGTCTGGGTCGATGCGTTGACCAACTACCTGACCGGCGCGGGATACCCGGATACCTCTTCCGAGGCGTTCAAGAAGTACTGGCCCGCCGATCTGCACATGATCGGCAAGGACATCATTCGGTTCCACACCGTCTACTGGCCCGCCTTCCTGATGTCTGCCGGAATCGCCCTGCCCAAGCGGGTGTTCGTGCACGGCTTCCTGTTGAACCGTGGCGAGAAGATGAGCAAGTCGGTGGGCAACGTGGTTGACCCCATCGCGCTGGTCGACGCCTTCGGGCTGGATCAGGTCCGCTACTTCCTGCTGCGCGAGGTGCCGTTCGGTCAGGACGGCAGCTACAACGAGGACGCGATCATCGGCCGGATCAACGCCGACCTGGCCAATGAGTTGGGCAATCTGGCCCAGCGCTCGTTGTCGATGGTGAACAAGAACCTCGACGCCGCCGTCCCGCAGCCAGGCGAGTTCTCCGCCGCGGACCGTGAGATGTTGGCGCTGGCAGACGGCTTGTTGGAGCAGGTTCGCGCGCACTTCGACGTGCCCGCGATGCATCTGGCGCTGGAGGCCATCTGGTCGGTGCTGGGGGCGGCCAACCGCTACTTCTCCGCGCAGGAACCGTGGGTCCTGCGCAAGTCCGAGGCCGCGCAGGACCAGGAGCGATTCGGCACGGTGCTCTACACGACGCTGGAGACCGTGCGGATCGCCGCACTGCTCGTGCAGCCCGTGATGCCCGAGTCCGCTGCCAAATTGCTCGACCTGCTCGGCCAGGACGCGGACGCGAGGTCGTTCGACGCCATCGGCACCCGCCTGAGCCCCGGAACGGCACTGCCGAAACCCGAGGGTGTGTTCCCGCGGTATCTAGTGGAGTGA
- a CDS encoding serine/threonine-protein kinase, whose product MLAPDDRFAAYVIDEAVGHGGSATVYRAHHASEPNRAVALKVLDARHRQTAQFDRIRREFDFAGRLRHPHVVTVYECGTAWLAMELVDGGLVTSLDTMTDRLTALAQVADALDHAHRRGIVHCDVKPSNVLVRQNFSSGGVVLIDFGVAHSLAQDAHHRPTHVEASLPYAAPELLRGRAPSAASDEYALACTAVELLTGRGPYAPTTTTDLVDAHLNRPVPRFAGRVAGMTHAFDTVLAKAMAKDPDHRYTACAEFIRLVTRALG is encoded by the coding sequence GTGCTCGCGCCCGACGATCGGTTCGCGGCCTACGTCATCGATGAGGCCGTCGGCCACGGCGGATCCGCGACGGTCTACCGAGCCCACCACGCCTCGGAGCCGAACCGCGCGGTGGCACTCAAGGTTCTCGATGCCAGACACCGACAAACCGCTCAGTTCGACCGCATCCGACGCGAGTTCGACTTCGCCGGACGACTGCGTCATCCACACGTCGTGACGGTGTACGAGTGCGGCACGGCTTGGCTGGCAATGGAACTGGTCGACGGGGGCCTGGTCACCAGCCTCGACACGATGACCGACCGGCTCACCGCGCTGGCCCAGGTCGCTGATGCGCTCGACCACGCGCATCGGAGAGGCATCGTGCACTGCGACGTGAAGCCATCGAACGTGCTTGTCCGCCAGAACTTCTCATCCGGCGGCGTCGTGCTCATCGATTTCGGGGTGGCGCACTCACTGGCGCAGGACGCTCACCATCGACCCACTCACGTCGAGGCCAGCCTGCCCTACGCCGCGCCGGAGCTGCTGCGCGGGCGGGCGCCATCTGCTGCATCCGACGAGTACGCGCTGGCCTGCACCGCAGTCGAACTACTCACCGGGAGAGGGCCTTACGCCCCGACCACGACGACGGATCTGGTCGACGCGCACCTCAACCGTCCGGTGCCACGCTTCGCGGGTCGTGTTGCCGGAATGACGCATGCGTTCGACACAGTCCTCGCCAAGGCCATGGCCAAGGACCCCGACCATCGCTATACGGCGTGCGCGGAGTTCATCCGGCTGGTGACCCGCGCGCTGGGATGA
- a CDS encoding TatD family hydrolase has protein sequence MSGKSEKRPPPPLPEPLAPLVDAHTHLDACGATDADDVRAILDRAESVGVRAVVTIADDLDAARWATQAAEWDQRVYAAVALHPTRANALTDDARAELERLAEHPRVVAVGETGMDLYWPGRLEGCADPVDQREAFAWHIDLAKRTGKPLMIHNRDADAAVLDVLLAEGAPDTVIFHCFSSGPEMARECVDAGWLLSLSGTVSFKNATQLREAARLIPPGQLLVETDAPFLTPHPYRGAPNESYCLPYTVRALAEVVGRPAEDLARETAETATATYRIRT, from the coding sequence GTGTCTGGGAAAAGCGAGAAACGCCCGCCCCCGCCGCTGCCCGAGCCATTGGCACCACTAGTCGACGCTCACACCCACCTCGATGCGTGCGGTGCGACCGATGCCGACGACGTGCGCGCGATCCTCGACCGCGCTGAATCCGTCGGCGTGCGTGCAGTCGTCACCATCGCCGACGATCTCGATGCCGCGAGGTGGGCCACCCAGGCGGCGGAGTGGGATCAGCGGGTCTACGCCGCGGTGGCACTGCATCCGACACGCGCGAACGCGTTGACCGATGACGCGCGTGCTGAACTCGAGCGCCTCGCCGAGCATCCCCGCGTGGTCGCGGTCGGGGAGACCGGGATGGATCTGTACTGGCCCGGCCGGCTCGAGGGCTGTGCGGATCCCGTTGACCAACGCGAGGCGTTCGCGTGGCACATCGATCTGGCGAAACGGACCGGCAAGCCGCTGATGATCCACAACCGTGACGCCGATGCCGCGGTCCTCGATGTTTTGCTGGCGGAGGGTGCTCCTGACACCGTGATCTTCCACTGCTTTTCCTCCGGGCCCGAGATGGCCCGCGAATGTGTGGACGCGGGGTGGTTGCTGAGCCTGTCCGGAACGGTCAGTTTCAAGAACGCGACACAGCTTCGGGAGGCGGCCCGGTTGATCCCGCCGGGGCAGCTACTCGTCGAGACCGACGCGCCGTTCCTGACCCCACATCCCTACCGGGGTGCACCGAATGAGTCGTACTGCCTGCCGTACACAGTGCGGGCATTGGCCGAGGTCGTGGGTCGGCCCGCAGAGGATTTGGCGCGGGAGACCGCGGAGACTGCGACGGCGACCTACCGAATCCGCACGTGA
- a CDS encoding NAD(P)/FAD-dependent oxidoreductase, translating into MSEQTNVVVIGGGYAGVIAANHLRLNPDVAVTLINPRPEFVERIRLHQLVTGSDDAVVDYADMLGSDIRLLVDTAQRIDAPARTVTLASGGTVDYDYLIYAVGSTGAALTVPGAAEFAHPLSELEHGAPLREAIAGIRPGEPVTVVGAGPTGIEMATELAETGHAVTLVCGGVLGPYLHERGRKSVAKVMRKLGVEVVDGPDTLVTEVRADSVRLTDGRELRSAVTIWTAGFDVPDLAIRSGLATDAIGRLLTDETLTSIDNPYIVAAGDASAPSDSPLRMSCQAAIPLGAQAANTVLSRIEGSEPAVINQAFTGQCISLGRNAATIQLAHFDDRVIPLYIGGRAAAMIKETICKGTVGFLAKEARKPGSYFWLKGGKRAQRLAAAKAAASDRSSRPREVR; encoded by the coding sequence ATGAGCGAGCAGACCAACGTCGTCGTGATCGGTGGCGGATACGCGGGCGTCATCGCGGCCAATCACCTGCGACTGAACCCCGACGTGGCCGTCACGCTGATCAATCCGCGGCCGGAGTTCGTCGAGCGGATTCGACTGCACCAGTTGGTCACCGGCTCCGATGACGCGGTGGTGGACTACGCCGACATGCTCGGCTCCGATATCCGGCTGCTGGTCGACACGGCCCAGCGGATCGATGCCCCGGCGCGCACCGTGACGCTGGCCTCCGGTGGCACCGTCGACTACGACTATCTGATCTACGCCGTCGGCAGCACCGGTGCCGCGCTGACAGTGCCCGGGGCCGCCGAATTCGCGCACCCCCTATCGGAATTGGAGCACGGCGCCCCGCTTCGCGAGGCAATCGCCGGCATTCGGCCCGGCGAACCGGTGACGGTCGTCGGTGCGGGTCCGACCGGCATCGAGATGGCGACCGAACTCGCCGAGACAGGGCACGCGGTGACGCTGGTGTGCGGCGGGGTGCTCGGCCCGTACCTGCACGAGAGGGGCCGCAAGTCGGTGGCCAAGGTGATGCGCAAGCTGGGCGTCGAGGTCGTCGACGGGCCCGACACGCTGGTCACCGAGGTCCGCGCCGACTCCGTGCGACTGACCGACGGGCGTGAACTGCGTAGCGCCGTGACGATCTGGACAGCCGGATTCGATGTGCCTGACCTGGCCATCCGCAGTGGTCTGGCCACCGACGCCATCGGGCGGCTGCTCACCGACGAGACGCTGACCAGCATCGACAACCCCTACATCGTGGCGGCGGGCGATGCCTCGGCACCATCGGATTCACCGCTGCGGATGAGCTGCCAGGCGGCGATTCCGCTCGGCGCCCAGGCCGCCAACACGGTGCTGAGCCGTATCGAGGGCTCCGAACCCGCGGTGATCAACCAGGCGTTCACCGGGCAGTGCATCAGCCTCGGGCGCAACGCGGCCACCATCCAGCTGGCCCACTTCGACGATCGGGTGATACCGCTCTACATCGGTGGACGCGCCGCGGCGATGATCAAGGAGACCATCTGCAAGGGCACGGTCGGGTTCCTGGCCAAGGAGGCGCGCAAGCCGGGCTCGTACTTCTGGCTCAAGGGTGGCAAGCGCGCGCAGCGTCTGGCCGCGGCGAAGGCCGCCGCCTCCGATCGCTCCTCACGTCCGCGGGAAGTCCGATGA